One Methanococcus aeolicus Nankai-3 DNA segment encodes these proteins:
- a CDS encoding tRNA (cytidine(56)-2'-O)-methyltransferase, with protein sequence MVVEVLRLGHRWGRDKRISTHVALTSRALGADKILFVSNDDHVKDSVNRIVEQWGGDFKFDVVDSWKQYIWSFKKNNGIVIHLTMYGENINEIMKKIIEKRQEGKDSKNILIIIGAEKVPKEAYELADYNVSVGNQPHSEVAAIAILLDRLFEGSSLYKEYPDAKIKVNPSDRYKSVEIR encoded by the coding sequence ATGGTAGTCGAAGTTTTAAGGTTAGGCCATAGGTGGGGCAGAGATAAAAGAATATCCACTCATGTAGCCCTCACATCCAGAGCTCTGGGGGCCGATAAAATATTATTTGTAAGTAATGATGACCATGTAAAAGATAGTGTAAATAGAATAGTCGAACAATGGGGCGGTGATTTTAAGTTTGATGTGGTGGATTCTTGGAAACAATATATATGGTCATTCAAAAAAAACAATGGAATAGTAATTCATTTAACTATGTATGGAGAAAACATAAATGAAATAATGAAAAAAATAATAGAAAAAAGACAAGAAGGCAAAGACAGTAAAAATATATTAATAATTATTGGTGCGGAAAAAGTTCCAAAAGAGGCTTATGAATTGGCAGATTACAATGTATCGGTTGGAAATCAACCCCATTCAGAAGTTGCCGCAATAGCCATATTATTGGATAGATTATTTGAAGGGAGCTCCCTATATAAAGAATATCCAGATGCAAAAATAAAAGTTAATCCTTCGGATAGATATAAATCGGTCGAAATACGGTAA
- the dcd gene encoding dCTP deaminase: MMLSDNDIIKEIDSGGLVIEPFNKEFVGPCSYDITLGDEFIVYTDEVYDLKKELNHNKFKIENSIMVCPLCYELDDEKIEYFKNKYGVDVVVKGGLLGTTTEFVELPNDICAQYQGRSSFGRVFLQSHQTAGWIDAGFKGKITLEIVAYDKPVILYKNQRIGQLIFSKTLTPANIGYCDRKGSKYGGQNSVNASLIHKDEI; encoded by the coding sequence ATGATGTTAAGCGATAATGATATAATTAAAGAAATTGATTCAGGAGGTTTGGTAATAGAACCTTTTAATAAAGAATTTGTTGGACCCTGCTCCTACGATATTACACTTGGAGATGAATTTATAGTATATACAGATGAAGTTTATGATTTAAAGAAAGAATTAAATCATAATAAGTTTAAAATAGAAAACTCCATAATGGTATGCCCATTATGTTATGAATTAGACGATGAAAAAATAGAATATTTTAAAAATAAATACGGCGTTGATGTTGTAGTTAAAGGTGGATTGCTTGGAACCACAACTGAATTTGTGGAGCTCCCCAATGATATATGTGCCCAGTATCAAGGTAGAAGTAGTTTTGGTAGGGTGTTTTTACAATCACACCAAACAGCGGGATGGATTGACGCAGGTTTTAAAGGTAAAATAACTCTTGAAATAGTGGCCTATGATAAGCCGGTAATTCTTTATAAAAATCAAAGGATAGGACAATTAATATTCTCTAAAACCCTAACGCCTGCAAATATTGGGTATTGTGATAGAAAAGGCTCTAAATATGGGGGACAAAATTCTGTAAATGCATCACTTATACACAAAGATGAAATATAA
- a CDS encoding PFL family protein, producing the protein MFNSAEIIETITMIEHEHLDIRATTIGINLMDCISEDIDKLNENIYNKIVDKAGTLVKTAETVSKKYGIPIVTKRVSVTPIGSIIGSAIKNLEQEDAINCCVEVGKTLDKAAKDINIDFIGGYSALVQKGMTKGELALIESIPLMMKETSTVCSSINVASTKAGINLDAVKKMGEIIKETATTTKDALGCAKLVVFANAPEDNPFMAGAFHGVGEGDAVLNVGVSGPGVVRATVARLDNKDIGTVCNEIKKTAYKITRMGELIGREVATDLNIPFGIVDLSLAPTPAPGDSIANILEEIGLERCGTHGTTAALALLNDAVKKGGAMAASYVGGLSGSFIPVSEDAGMIRAVNDGALSIDKLEAMTCVCSVGLDMIAIPGKTPASTISAIIADEMAIGMVNKKTTAVRVIPVPGKDVGDFVEYGGLLGTAPIMPVNEYSSEEFINRGGRIPAPIQSMLN; encoded by the coding sequence ATGTTTAACTCAGCGGAAATAATAGAAACAATTACAATGATAGAGCATGAGCACTTAGATATAAGGGCAACTACAATTGGAATTAATTTAATGGATTGTATTAGTGAGGATATTGATAAACTCAACGAAAATATATACAATAAAATAGTGGATAAGGCAGGAACGCTGGTGAAAACTGCTGAAACCGTATCAAAAAAATATGGTATACCGATAGTAACAAAAAGGGTATCCGTCACACCAATAGGTTCAATTATTGGAAGTGCAATAAAAAATCTAGAACAGGAGGATGCAATTAACTGCTGTGTAGAAGTTGGAAAAACACTTGATAAAGCAGCAAAAGATATAAATATTGATTTTATCGGAGGATACTCCGCATTAGTTCAAAAAGGAATGACAAAAGGAGAATTAGCTTTAATAGAGTCTATTCCTTTAATGATGAAAGAAACTAGCACAGTCTGTTCTTCAATAAATGTGGCATCTACGAAGGCAGGTATAAATTTAGATGCTGTTAAAAAGATGGGGGAAATAATAAAAGAAACCGCTACCACAACAAAAGATGCTCTTGGATGTGCAAAACTTGTAGTATTTGCAAATGCACCAGAGGATAATCCATTTATGGCTGGGGCATTTCATGGTGTAGGGGAAGGAGATGCCGTTTTAAATGTTGGGGTATCTGGTCCGGGTGTAGTTCGTGCAACAGTGGCAAGATTAGACAACAAAGATATCGGAACTGTATGCAATGAAATCAAAAAAACAGCATATAAAATTACGAGAATGGGGGAATTAATTGGAAGAGAAGTTGCAACTGATTTAAATATACCATTTGGAATTGTGGATTTGTCATTAGCTCCGACACCTGCACCAGGGGATAGTATAGCAAATATATTGGAGGAAATAGGGCTTGAAAGATGCGGAACACATGGAACAACAGCTGCACTGGCACTATTAAATGATGCCGTTAAAAAAGGTGGGGCAATGGCGGCTAGTTATGTGGGCGGTCTCAGTGGTTCATTTATTCCAGTTAGTGAAGATGCAGGAATGATAAGGGCCGTAAATGATGGGGCCCTAAGTATAGACAAACTTGAAGCTATGACCTGTGTATGTTCTGTTGGATTGGACATGATAGCAATTCCGGGAAAAACACCAGCTTCAACAATATCTGCCATAATCGCAGACGAAATGGCAATAGGAATGGTTAATAAAAAAACTACTGCGGTTAGGGTAATTCCAGTTCCTGGTAAAGATGTTGGTGATTTCGTTGAATATGGTGGATTATTGGGAACAGCTCCAATTATGCCTGTAAATGAGTATTCCTCAGAGGAATTCATAAACAGAGGAGGAAGAATACCTGCTCCAATTCAATCAATGTTAAATTAA
- a CDS encoding preprotein translocase subunit Sec61beta, translating to MSKNKQDAGLSTSAGLVRYMDEDASKIKIAPEKVLGITISIMVLLFILNYGLLA from the coding sequence ATGTCAAAAAATAAACAGGATGCAGGATTAAGCACAAGTGCAGGACTTGTTAGATATATGGATGAAGATGCATCAAAAATAAAAATAGCTCCTGAAAAAGTATTGGGAATTACAATTTCGATAATGGTTCTACTGTTTATATTAAATTATGGGTTGTTGGCATAA